The Plasmodium berghei ANKA genome assembly, chromosome: 12 genome contains a region encoding:
- a CDS encoding 26S proteasome regulatory subunit RPN10, putative yields MSNIEATIICIDNSDYNMNEDIVPNRFMSQIDCVNILCCNKTSMHYKNSIGVLVMAGDGIKVKVSLTNDIGQLLSCIHDIKIDGSCDLIRSLLIAQLALKHRVDKNLEQKIIIFIGSPIEVNEKQLINTGKQLKKNNISIDIISYGNINKNRDKLNKLFESTNNNGNCRIIECPENEENLSKYVLNKILNNNNFNMNNLDEDAQLLTAMELSMGASNNTTGVPNTLSNNNTQSDNNNINSRKNLNDLPTIQDIENMKDIDNELKEALLLSLREYNEKNKTDPENQNENNKINSELKNEGNGENLTIVNEEYKNIFDNEKTDLQTKQIGEKKENESYEKVFKICKDENIEDDNNKFQINPNIYINTENNTQNINKETNDDKNEFSIQDTNYISQILEKIPGNSTNLLGKKSDTEKESDNNDGK; encoded by the coding sequence aTTGACTGTGTAAATATACTATGTTGTAACAAAACAAGTAtgcattataaaaatagtatagGAGTGTTAGTTATGGCAGGGGATGGAATAAAAGTAAAAGTATCATTAACAAATGATATTGGGCAACTATTATCTTGTATTcatgatataaaaatagatgGATCATGTGATTTAATCAGAAGTTTGCTTATTGCACAATTAGCATTAAAACATAGAgttgataaaaatttagaacaaaaaataattatatttattggaAGCCCTATAGAAGTTAATGAAAaacaattaataaatactgggaaacaattaaaaaaaaataacatatcgattgatataattagttatggaaatataaataaaaatagggataaattaaataaattatttgaatccacaaataataatggaaatTGTAGAATTATTGAATGCCcagaaaatgaagaaaatttaagcaaatatgttttgaataaaattttaaacaataataaCTTTAATATGAACAATTTAGATGAAGATGCACAATTATTAACAGCAATGGAATTGTCTATGGGTGCATCTAATAATACAACAGGTGTTCCAAATACActttcaaataataatacacaatctgataataataatataaattcaaGAAAAAACCTTAATGATTTACCAACTATTCAagatattgaaaatatgaaagACATTGATAACGAACTAAAGGAAGCCTTACTATTGTCCTTAAGAGAAtacaatgaaaaaaataaaacagatcctgaaaatcaaaatgaaaataataaaataaattcagaattaaaaaatgaaggaAATGGAGAAAATCTTACAATAGTTAatgaagaatataaaaatatttttgataatgaaaaaaccGATTTACAAACAAAACAAATtggagaaaaaaaagaaaacgaAAGTTATGAAAaagtttttaaaatatgtaaagatgaaaatatagaagatgataataataaatttcaaataaatccaaatatttatattaatacagaaaataatactcaaaatataaataaagaaacaaatgacgataaaaatgaattttctATTCAAgatacaaattatatatccCAAATCTTAGAAAAAATACCAGGAAATTCGACTAATTTACTTGGAAAAAAATCAGATACCGAAAAAGAAAGTGACAATAATGATGGTAAGTAA
- a CDS encoding proteasome subunit alpha type-6, putative has product MVRQSQSMYDRHLTIFSPDGNLYQIEYAIKAVKNTNITSLGVKGENCAVIISQKKMATQYITQDKLLDYNNITNIYNISDEIGCSMVGMPGDCLSMVYKARSEASEYLYNNGYNLNVETLCRNICDKIQVFTQHAYMRLHACSGILIGMNEDNKPELYKFDPAGFCAGYRACVIGNKEQESISILERLLEKRKKKIQQETLEEDIQNTIILAIEALQAILAFDLKANEIEMAIVSKKNPNFIQISEKEIDNYLTFIAERD; this is encoded by the exons ATGGTACGACAATCACAGAGTATGTATGATAGGCATTTAACCATCTTTTCTCCCGATGGAAACCTTTATCAAATAG AATATGCTATAAAGGCAGTTAAAAATACCAATATAACATCCTTAGGTGTAAAGGGAGAAAATTGTGCTGTCATCAtttctcaaaaaaaaatggcaACGCAATATATAACTCAAGATAAGTTATTAgattataataacataacaaatatttataacataTCTGATGAAATCGGATGTTCTATGGTCGGTATGCCTGGGGACTGTCTTAGCATGGTTTATAAAGCCAGATCTGAGGCTTCcgaatatttatataataatggaTATAATTTAAACGTTGAAACATTATGTAGAAATATTTGCGATAAAATTCAAGTATTTACTCAACATGCTTATATGAGATTACACGCTTGCA GTGGAATACTTATTGGAATGAATGAAGACAACAAACCTGAACTTTATAAATTTGACCCAGCAGGTTTTTGTGCTGGATATAGAGCATGTGTTATTGGAAATAAAGAACAAGAAAGCATAAGTATTTTAGAAAGGCTATTggaaaagagaaaaaagaaaatacaaCAAGAAACATTAGAAGAAGACATACAAAATACTATTATACTAGCCATTGAAGCATTGCAGGCAATTCTTGCTTTTGATTTAAAAGCTAATGAAATAGAAATGGCAATAGtgtcaaaaaaaaatcccAATTTCATACAAATAagtgaaaaagaaatagaCAATTATTTAACTTTTATTGCGGAAAGagattaa
- a CDS encoding coenzyme Q-binding protein COQ10 homolog, mitochondrial, putative, whose amino-acid sequence MIVGIALCKLAVNKIIKRSHSILLDKFMNSKEIIYRKNVDIICKNNIFFYTILNVDEYKHFLPYVTDSEITYKCEEYFNADLQIENIIFKERYKSIIKYKYPTTITVSTHDTSLFYHLITEWDIKDKQSYINVNFYINFKLKNKLYQNFMNLYIKELGRNILYAFIKEAKSNSLKNVDSFFSNLKIK is encoded by the exons ATGATAGTTGGTATTGCGCTATGCAAACTTGCtgtgaataaaataataaaaagaagCCATTCTATACTTCTTGATAAATTTATGAATTCTAAGGAAATCATTTATCGAAAAAATGttgatattatttgtaaaaataatatatttttttacacaaTTTTAAACGTAGACgaatataaacattttttaccTTATGTAACA GACAGTGAAATAACTTATAAATGCGAGGAATATTTTAATGCTGATTTGCAAAtcgaaaatattatttttaaggaaagatataaatcgataattaaatataaataccCAACAACCATAACG gtTTCTACCCATGATACCAGCTTATTTTACCATTtg ATAACCGAGTGGGACATTAAGGATAAACAAAGTTACATAaatgttaatttttatataaattttaag ctgaaaaataagttataccaaaattttatgaacCTGTACATAAAAGAATTAGGGaggaatatattatatgcttTTATTAAGGAAGCAAAATCGAATAGTTTGAAAAATGTAGATTCTTTTTTCAGCaacttaaaaataaaataa
- a CDS encoding ras-related protein Rab-18, putative has product MKNKNKYDYLLKLLLVGDSSVGKSSILCRYSDNQFEEKVLSTIGIDFKVKYLKIDNKTIKVGIWDTAGQERFRTLTSAYYRNAHAIILVYDCTVRESFENLDVWIHEIDKYSTNKNAIKMLVANKIDKPNHEVTKDEGKNFAFENNMLFCETSAKNDINITYCFEELIQQILNNPSLLELSVVTKNLKLGKKDEGRISCAC; this is encoded by the exons atgaaaaataaaaataaatatgattatttgttgaaattattattagtagGAGATTCCAGTGTAG GAAAAAGTAGTATATTATGCCGATATTCTGATAACCAATTTGAAGAAAAAGTATTATCAACAATAG GGATCGATTTTAAAGTGAAATATCTAAAAATCGATAATAAAACTATAAAAGTTGGAATATGGGATACAGCAGGACAAGAGCGTTTTAGAACCCTCACGTCTGCCTATTACCGAAATGCTCATGCAATTATCTTAGTATA cGATTGTACCGTTCGGGAAtcttttgaaaatttagaTGTATGGATTCACGAAATCGATAAATATTccacaaataaaaatgcgATCAAAATGCTTGTagcaaataaaatagataaACCAAATCATGAAGTAACAAAAGATGAAGGAAAAAATTTTGcctttgaaaataatatgctATTTTGTGAAACTAGCgcaaaaaatgatattaatataacTTATTGTTTTGAAGAACTTATACAGCAAATTCTAAACAATCCCTCATTGCTTGAATTAAGTGTTgttacaaaaaatttaaaactTGGAAAAAAGGATGAAGGTAGAATCAGTTGTGCATGCTAA